The Branchiostoma floridae strain S238N-H82 chromosome 1, Bfl_VNyyK, whole genome shotgun sequence sequence CGGATCAAGTTACCGCAGATCAAAGAGCTCGAGCCACAAGAGGAAAGATCATCCGGCGGAACGGAGTAACTCTAAGTTCTCGTCCGCGCAGGAAACGACGTCACGAGCCACTAGGCGTGAAATTGTTTGTAAATACGAGAGAGCCAAGTCCACCGCTCCGCTGGAGTTTGAACTCTGCCGCCTGAAAACTCACATAAAAGTTCGTTCTACGGTTTGCACATGTTTTCTCCGTGTTCCTCCCTCTTTTTATCTTCATGCTCTAATTGTGGTATATGTAATGGATACACCTTTCCTGTGCACGACGCCCCTATTTCCGGCACACGTTAGCAAACGCCAAGTCAGAAGACCACGGTCGAGCGCCCCCGTGTGGCGAGCAGGGCGCGTGCATGTTCCCGCCGCTCCGCCTCGCCCGATAGGCTTACATAATTGGCCGGTGATGGACAGCACACGACAACGTACACCGCCCTCTTCAAGAAGATATCAGTTCAGACTCAATCTGACAAtcatagatttaaaaaaatacgtTATTGTAGTTGAACTTCAGATATTAAAGGAATATATGAAGGATGATCCATCAAACAACGAATCAATGAGGTACAtactactctctaagcagaggttaggctcctgctgtttttttaaacgtttttttttgtcgtttttaacgggctttctactttgtattATGTCTTGAGGTCCGCCAgccaatacaatacaaaatagaaagcccgataaaaacgactaagaaacgttttaaaaaaacagccggagcctaacctctgcttggagggtagtACACGGTAGTCGACGCACATATTTCGCGTTTTGGTCTCAAGCATGTGAACAGATATCGTGTTTtcattttctctctctgtcCGTGTAACATTACGTACAACCAAACACCGTTGTCCCGAGTACTGTGTGGTCTTGTACGCTCTGTGCCTCTGCGGAGTGAAGTGAGCCAGGCCGGCTGGTGTAGGATGATCCACCACGACAAACTAAACTCGTCTGTCGGCGAGCTGCTCACAAGTTCAGGTTCAAAAACAAGAATGCGACGGTTCGAGTTAGCCCAGGGCAGGCAAGGGCACTGGCCCACCACATAAATTAATAGGTGATAAATTCGTCTGACTTCTGTGTACAACAGGTAACCGAACGAAGTTCAGTGAACTAACACTAACTGTTGGCAAATAAGATATGTAAGCTCCTTGCTTGCCAGATTACATAGTATGCAAACTGTAAAGAAATAAACGGAAAAAAGTTATTCTGACGACGTCACTGCAGAGACTGCCACAATCGCATGCAGTGCAGGTTTCTTCCTTCAGTATGATTCATTTTTACCAGTTTACGTTCATACTAGATAGGAATAACATGCCTTGTGGTAATAATCTTTTGCATCAACCATTCGAACAATCACGTGCCATTTTCAGGATGTTTTTATTGTAGTTTTATTACTCTGACACTGTTCTAATGTCCTGAACATGGGAATGGCGAGACTAGTTTTGCGTCTCCGGACCAGTACCAGCGAGCAATCTACGTGTATATACTGTACCAAGAGCGTTATCTAGCGATTAATGTGTAAACTGCAACGCACTCGACGTGAATACGACCATTTATAATTCCGTTATCTGATCACAAAACTGTTTACTTGAGACAAGGTCCTGTAGAGCAGCGCAAAGTCCGTTATAGTACAATTGCATGGGGAAATGCTCAAAGTACAAAAACGCATTTAAGTTGTAAAAACTTTTCATCGatatttgtttgcaaaattCACATTTGAAGTAGTCTATGGACAGGGTAAAAATGCCTTGATCACAATGAGCGGTAACAGACTCTAGCCTTACATAGCCAAACGTAGCATGGCCATGATGATGGTTCATCAGATGTATTTGCATTTCTCTAACCTAAATTGTGTGGACACTGTTGGGTGAAGAGCAAACAGCATACACTGCACGAAATGTAGATCTTGCTACAGACCGACAAGTACTCTGCATCCGATCAGACACTGCTATCGGAAACAGTAAGATCCAACAGAATCCGATAAATGGACTTTCGGCAGGTATGCTACCCGAAATGGCTTCAAATCCCGACATATACgtatatagatttttttctgtactcCAGTGGAACCAGGCAAATCAGACAATGAATCCGCAACATATTCGTCGTTATACGAATATCGGACAAGGTGACCTGTTTGCACTAATAGGTTATATATTGTGGGGTGACCCAATGCAACATGTCGTCCTATACAACATGTCATAGGGCATCAGCTATATTAAACTCTCTCTGAGCACACTTGACGATAGAGGTTGTATTCATCATACTGTTCTCATCGTCATCGAGTATAAGCAGAAGGATACAGAGCTGACTGTGGTGATCTGGTGCACGGAGTTTTACTTGCGGCTGAAACTCGTCTCTTAAGGtggcagaacacagtatttatgcgcGACCCCCGGGGTAGTACGGATAAatttgttgaaggagaggtaaaaagccttgtTTGAGAGGCACAGCCTGTGCTGGTGGTcgcggaaggtgtcgactctgagactgtatgattTGGATTGTCGAAGATTTCTACTTCGTGTATAAATtcgccccattacgcaactaCCCTTCTCGTGTGAGACGGCTGCAGTTATTTGACCTTCACCTCGTTTCAACGTGGGCGTGAGAAGGTGATACGCCGAAAAGATTTTGTTTGGGAATATTTTGTGGCGTGTTCCCTGAACTCGAACATATCGGTTTTTGGTATTCCTAAAGTGCACCCTACTTTATTGTCTTCCGCGTCGAAGCCAGTGGCCTTGTGGCTCTTAACTATAGAAAttcccataggccgaaaactgtgttctgataCCTTCAACAAATTATGGCGGCCCCGCCCTCGGTAGCGTTGCTGTCCACGATCGTGTTCTGTCTCTCCCCGTGTGCCACGGGCTCTCCTAACAGACTGGTGGCTTTCCTCGTTGACGGCTTGCGGTGGGACTATCCGTTCAACGACCCTGAACTGTCGGAGTTTCAGGCCATGGCCAGGGACGGGGCGCGAGCGAGATACGTCACGCCGGATTTCCCTGTCAAGTCGTTTCCAAACTACTACACCATCATGACAGGTAAATAACCACCTGTTGGAAGTAGTACAGTTTTCTTTCCAAGTTGTCGAGCGCCAAATGGCTAGCACcaacacgcacgcgcacacacacacacacacacacgcacaaacacacacacacacacacacacaaacacacacagtcacacacacacacacacacacacagtcacacgcACACTGTCACACGCACACAgtcacacgcacatacacacacataccaaatgccaaatacacacacacaaacacacacacacacacacaaacacacacacaaacacacacacaaacacacacaccaaacactacacgcacacaaacacaccaaacacCACATACAATATGTGTATGCTCGATTTATAACGTCTAAAACAACAGGTACACGGAGACTTAGGGAAAGCCAGGTCAGTAACACTGTTGCGTTTCTTCCGAGACAGAGCAAAACCGCCTGGACCATCCCTCGTGTCCATCTGAAGTTCACCCTGTTGTTTCAGGTCTACACACGGAAAGTCACGGCATGACGGGAAACTACATGCATGACGTCATGCGCAACACCTCGTTCCTGTTGGGCACTAACCCGGAGTCTTATGAGCCGTACTGGTGGGAGGGTGCCGAGCCGCTCTGGATCACCGCTACTAAACAGGGCAGGAAGGTCAACATGTACTACTGGCCAAGTAAGAAGGATGTTCCTCCTTCACCTTCTTTTCTCCATCACTTTATCATTCTTTGCACTCTCCTCTTAATCCATCCTCTGTATGTCCTACCATTTAATCTACCATTCAATATCACTACTACGGATGGTGAAATAAGCAATACAGCTGTGAGGTACATATTGGCAACTGTACCCCCCTCCCAAATACACATACAAAGGGTGGTTGGATGAACgaacgaacacacacacacacacacacacacacacacacacacacacacacacacacacacacacacacacacacacacacacacacaaacacacagactaaCAGGCTTATGTTATTTCGCTGACCGTGGAAGGCCACCATTAGCATTATGGAGGACGTGTCCAAAATTGGTGATAATGAAAGAATTCAATCGTACACTCTATATGTTTTAGAAATGTAGAAGTGTCGAAAACCTTTTTAGCACGGACGTAATGTCATGCGAATGGTTTATATCTTTGTAATAGCCTGTGAAGTGCCCATCTTCAACACCTTACCAAACAAGTGCGAGCCGTACGTAGGCTATCCGACCTATCGCAACATCACCAACAGCATAGACGAGATAGTCCAACTCTTCGGTGAACGCACTATCGACATGGCTTTCGTTTACTACGAAGATGTCGACCGGTATGTTGTCGAATTTGCCATACCAATATATTAGTAAAAtgtaggtaacgttagttcaccgttgtgtgttttttttttttcattcaaaaaaAGCAATGAAAAGTATAGAAACGAAGTGGCGGCCAGGCTCTTGGCAAATTATATAATGGAAAGTAAAATATCAAACAATACCATACTTTGTAAGTACATttagtaaatgaataaattaataaatacaTGAAGTTTTGGCCGTTGTGTTACGTCAATGAAAACGAAGGTGTTTTAACGTTAGAAATAAGTCATATGTAAACGTATGCTTGCCGTTTGCCGCACGTACATTTCACAATGTGATGTAATCTACTGTATGAGAACGGATGTAAGAACGATACCTTTCTGTGCTTTGGAATTTTCGCACAGGTTCGGCCATGCTCATGGCGTCGAGTCCCAGCAGCGGGTAGAGGCAACTCGTGACGTCGACCGGTTCCTGGAATATCTTCGGGAGAATCTTCGCGTGAGTTGAACAACACGTAGCAGCTCCAGGAAAGCACTTCGTCATCCTAACAGAGAAGGCTTTATATAAGCAATTTGCTTCTTGCCGTATACTcacaaaatataacgttatgtgaatAAAATTAAATTGATTACAGAGATTGGCCAATCAGTCATACCAAAGACGTGATAACaacatgtcatttttgtcaatttttccGGTAGAAGATTATTATTAACCCGTTGCTACAAACATACTTGACCAAGAGAGAATTCGCTTTAATTCTGGAGTAAAACTTGCTGTGTTTAAGATAGTTGGTGTTTACATCCGTGTTGTAGAGAACTGGCCAGACTGAAGATGTGAATGTAGTGGTGATGTCCGACCACGGCATGGCCACAGTTGAGTTCGGTCCCAGCGGCGGTTATGTACCACTCAGCAGCTACATAGACCAGAACGACCTCAACAACCCCGTCTTCTACGAGACGTCTTATGTCAGTATGTGGCCAAAGGAGGGGCGTTTGGACAAGGTAAGATTATGCCCACGGTTCTGTACCTTACAGCCATTCTTCTACGTACTGCGGACTGGAACCCCCCGGTCTGACACAAGAGAATACGTTTGGCAAGAAAACAGCTGAGAGTACCACGCTATGTTGCATTTGATTGTTATTTTCTCCCTTGTTTATGAACTATGACATTGGGAGAGCGTACACGAATTCGGTGAATTGGTGACGCCACGTCCATCTACAAGACTGACAGGGAGGCAGGGACATGTGTGAAAATAGTGTACAAAGACGCACAAGAAGCTAAAAGGAAGTTGTCAATGGCCGAAGAAAGAACACATAGTTGTCAAACCTAAGAACCGTTCCACCGTATCTTACAGGTGTATGCAGATCTTCAACGAGTTCCTCACTCAGTAGCCTATAAAAAGGAGGAGATTCCTGAGGGCTGGCACTACAAGAACGGACAATACGTTCCACCGCTTCTGTTGGTGACGACCTTCCCGTATATCGTTCGCAAGGCAGGTATTCTCTATAGTTGGACCACTTGTTCAGCCATGCTTTCCTTCATGTTTGTAGGTTTGTACAGTTTGCAGCGCACGAAAATCTATTATGAAGTATCAATAACTACCCCGCATTAAAAACATGGAAAGGCACAACGGGGGCACTTTTTGTCTGGATCCGACCtcaatctccaaacagatgagTGACTCCGGTCTATCTCCCCATTACTTATATGTAGATTTGAGCTACAATATGTGTAGTTCTGAAAAATCTTTATCTACCGCAGAACAGTGTGGTGAATATGGTGTAGTTCTGAAAAAATATTTATCTACCACAGGACAGTGTGGTGACGTCACGCCGGTTGGGCTCCCACGCCTGGGACAACGCCCTGATGGACATGAAGGGCGTCTTCATGGCAGTAGGGCCAGGTAGGGCAGCATGTCGCTTTGCTGTGTATCGTGCTATCCCTTAACAGCAGTCCAAGATTCCTGTTGATGATGCCCGTGTTAACAAGGCATTAAAGATTGTTCATATGTCGTCCCATATCGATTCAGAAAAACGCCCAATGATAAAGAATTTGTCCCCAAAATGAAGTTTTGaaaactgtaaatatttcaaCTTGATTATGAAAGACTTAGCGATTAGGTCTAATGTTTTTGTTATTTCTATATTGAAAAATGAAACCATTTGACCCCAGACTTCAGGGCCGGCTTCGAGGGCGATTCCATCCACCAGGTGGACGTCTATCAAATGATGTGTGAGATAACTGCTGTCTCCCCCCGGTCACACAATGGTTCCGCCCTGAGGATCCAGGGCCTTCTCAGCAACCCCATCGGTGGCGCCAGAACAACCTCCCAGGTCACGTGGGTAACAGCAGCAGGTTTTGCTGTTTCCCTCTTGTTCAGCAAGTCATACTGACACACGGGTGCCCGTACGTGGAACCGGACGTCTCTTTCCAACACAGATATtcgaccctttactgacgtgaGAAAGTTTGTTTCCCATCCAGCGATGTGGGTCATCTAAAGTTCGAGTTATATGTAGTTTGCGCTGTTCTTGCACCCTTACAGTTTGTGCTGTGTCGCTGCACTatgttatgtaacgttacagatgtCAGCGACGGTAATTATATCGTTGTCTGTTTATCGATGACATGAATGAAGGCGTCGTTATGTGTATAGAGACACAAATGTATCAGATGAAGGTTCCAAGTCCCTTAAATTGTCATTGATGGCATTTTACTGGGAAACTAGACAAGTATGACAATGTTGCTATCTCCATCACTTTGCATTATAAGTCATATGCTGTTGATACCTAGTTGTATGTATCGATTTTGTTTAGCTATTTTAGCTATTTGTGTTCTTTTTGCACAACACGCAAACCCGTGCGagtggttttcagcaccaaggacagagcaaGTCGTTCTCAAAGAAATGGTTTAGAAGTAGAATCAACATCGTGCCaatttgtaacagttgtagaCATTACGCTCTTTTGTTTGATTAATGGAACATACAAAATACCATTTTAGTAGTTTGTCCTATTATTGACGCATCGTCTTTCTTGTTTATAGATATTAgatataacgggaggtgccccaacacggtacgctttttcttgcgctcaaactcatggcgctccatcgctagttgcctgagagtggtcaaattttgatgactgaattttttactcatagatttgaacaacatacttaaataagaaatgcattcatgtggttcatgaaccattcgcgctgcgtgttacaagcggcaaacactgagagacaattccgtgtatgtaaccttccaattttgtgctacgctgaacagtgtgcctaactcggtacgcttttttttatattttgctctcttcagaagtaagtggtaaatttaagtacacagaaaaaaattaatagtatgatattttagctttcttttgacagtaaaatcgtgactgtatgtatttcttgtctcacatgatgaaggctgtacctagaacaatccagctgatgttttacgggcaatgggctgcatgcactgattgtgaatgcccgactaaaaaaaagcattacgaaaaaacgacaccgccaacatcaacaaaactctgtctgattatatgaaaatatcatccacatctctctgtcaagtcttattttcattgacagcacgaatcatttgttacagtcaaataaatctttggagcgttctctagtctgccaccttcacggccacactcccttgggagtacaatggtggcaatgtttatgtcgcttccttttggttgcttttctactaaacaaacatttgaagacccatattcatagtgttttatggagctttatttatgcgtatcatggcagttgtatgactgcttggatgagttcgtatagttagcgacacgagccgccaatacgcagaggccggtgaccgcagtgattcagcactgtcaacattactgttagaattctgctcttaaaaatacatgaagtaaatatgttaaagtatacttggaatgcaaattaaagctgtgtgcatggacttggtttatttacctttgtaatcagcatagtcagtggcaacaaacacggtgtacttatggataataagatcagcaaaaaatccgtatcgtcttacgacggggaccgtcttagggcggcccccgttaagaTATTCTTCGAATATGACGTAGGTCATCTATACCATtaacaaaatcataaaaatagcACTATTTAGAATCAAGTCAACATGTTAGCGCTGTTGTTCCTGGCATTTTGTATCCAACTATCAGTTTGACAATTTTCCTGTGCTTATCTGCTTGGTTTTGAATGTTGCGCTGTTCTATCCTGAGATATCATCATAGACATTTTGCCCTTTTGCACCTTCAGTATTACAATTTACACAATATCCATGTAGATATAACGTGtatcaaaatgaaaatgtcCCTTCTTTTAATCAACTTCTGAGATTATTTATGTCATTACTTCTAAATCTTGCGAGAAATGGCCTGTATCTTGTAAGGCTTGGGCAGGAGAGTAGATCCGATCTCTCCAGACATGTCTGGTACAGGCGCGCCCTCTGGCAGTTTGAAGGTGAACTTCTGCAACAGGGACGTGAGGAACAGGAAAAGTTCCATCTTGGCCAGCTGCTCGCCGAGACAAATTCGTCTTCCTGCGTAAGGAGAAAAGCGatagtttttgtatttttcatagGAAACTGATTATCAAAGATTCATTTGGAGGTACTGAGAATCACATAACGTTTATACCATCACGGACAACTGTCTTGTatctagtggtgcgtacctaaagcccggacttggacttggacctaaaaatgtttaggtccaagtccaaaaaaacctaaatgcCCGGACctaagtccggacttgcaaaagtTATCTGTCACTTCtattcccttttcttgttctaaaccatctaaaaccttccatagacagtgaaatttgcactggaaaaagacaaaaaaacatttcgtgtttacactggctgtatataatgcatgtatttttcacattgcatttcagttcatgctaacatgcaattttatatgcaccatcccccctccccctcaaaaaagaaaactttctagtgcacataatacgcaatgatgggttcaggtccggacttataagtccggacctgaacctgaactgctggacttgaatccggacctgaacctgaatatgagtctaggtacgcaccactacttgTATCTAAGATGTGCTATTTCAGACAACACATACCTGTGGAGAATGGCATGAAGGACTCTGGGACCTGGACCCTCCCGTTGTCGTCCAGGAACCTGCCGGGGTCGAACGTGTCCGGCTGGGACCAGTAGGCAGGGTCCATGTGGACGGACCACAGGTTAACCCACACCTGGGTGTGTGCAGGGATGTCGTACCCCTGTAGGCTGGTCGGGGACGAGGTGCAGTGGGGCACGGACAGGGGAACCGTGTTGCGGATTCGCTGACTCTCCAGGTCCAGGATGGTCGCTTCTGTGTAGGGCAACTCCTCACGTCTGGAGTACGGCGGGATTTCATCACTTCCTACCACGGCATCCAGCTCCTCCTGGACATTCCGCAGCCAGGCAGGGTTGAGCGCGAGGTAGAGCAGTGCCCAAGAGAGAGTCGTCGCAGACGTTTCTGTACCGGCGGCGAGGAAATCTGCTATGGTGTTCTTAATGTTGTCTTCTTTCAAAAGGGCTTTGCTTCCTTTGCATTGGTATACTTCCAGTAGGCACATGTCAATTACGTCACGGGTCTCGGAAGGGTCGAAGGTCTTCTTGTGGTCCTCGATTATCTTTTGCAACCACTGTTTCGAAAGGGAATTCACTTCTTTCCACTTTTTTGTCAACCCACGAAGGCCAGGGACGTATCTTAAGGTTGGATAAAAGTTGAGAATCTGGGCCTGAAGAAACAGCTTGAAAATAATATCAATCCGCTTTAATTGTTCCTGATAATCGGGATCATCTGACTCAAACCGTGTTCCAAGTGCGATGGCATTGATGACATTGCCGGTGGCCATTCGAAGGAAGCAGGTGGCATCAAAAAGCTCTCCCTCCATTTGcttaaacgaaaaaaaatgcccTGTCATGGTGCATTCTTTTAATTTAATTTCTTTAAGTACTTATCCCCATTTATCAGCGTAAGTTCCTTTCAAAATGGTGCGATAATGTGTACACTAGTGATCAGCTGGTTCCCATGTAAAATTTATCCAACGTTACCTCATTCAGATATGGCCTTACCTTAAATGACTGACAAAGTCGACGGCATTCCTGCTGAATGCTGGGCTCCAGTGTTTTTTTGCCGACACCGAAGTAACGAAGACTGGAGAGACCGAATCGTCGGATGCTTTGGCAGTCATCACCATCCTTTCGCATGATGATTCCTGGAGAAATGCACCCATGACTCACACAGCTGACGTAAGATTAAAACACAGTCTATTCCTCTTGTAGAAATCGTTTTCGTTGTGTGTAAATACCATACAAGCCGCCGTACGAACAGGTTCTATCTTATTATATTTtgtcttattacatgtatagctagagttccacgaccccatacttAGCCAAATGattcattcatctatttatctattggtttggctgttcagaatgCACAGCCAGGACTGCCTAACTAGCccatggctattacaaagggctagccctgctgacaaaaacagagacagtACATATGGAATTGGACAGGacacttatcaataacaatgttCTAAGTCCATAataagatagaaaaaaaaattgaaaaagaacATTCATGTATTGATTTTAACCTTTACGACTGATGCATTATGTGTGTT is a genomic window containing:
- the LOC118425691 gene encoding glycerophosphocholine cholinephosphodiesterase ENPP6-like, translated to MAAPPSVALLSTIVFCLSPCATGSPNRLVAFLVDGLRWDYPFNDPELSEFQAMARDGARARYVTPDFPVKSFPNYYTIMTGLHTESHGMTGNYMHDVMRNTSFLLGTNPESYEPYWWEGAEPLWITATKQGRKVNMYYWPTCEVPIFNTLPNKCEPYVGYPTYRNITNSIDEIVQLFGERTIDMAFVYYEDVDRFGHAHGVESQQRVEATRDVDRFLEYLRENLRRTGQTEDVNVVVMSDHGMATVEFGPSGGYVPLSSYIDQNDLNNPVFYETSYVSMWPKEGRLDKVYADLQRVPHSVAYKKEEIPEGWHYKNGQYVPPLLLVTTFPYIVRKDSVVTSRRLGSHAWDNALMDMKGVFMAVGPDFRAGFEGDSIHQVDVYQMMCEITAVSPRSHNGSALRIQGLLSNPIGGARTTSQVTWVTAAGFAVSLLFSKSY
- the LOC118414945 gene encoding cytochrome P450 2U1-like, giving the protein MTMESIDLTTGLVLVCSFMLSLLCLRTWVGHRGRPDKFPPSPPGLPLLGNLLSLIREPHLQLTAWRRRYGDVFSLRMGPQDVVVVNGCAAIKEALVMKGAHFSDRPALFLTEAISSRKGIIMRKDGDDCQSIRRFGLSSLRYFGVGKKTLEPSIQQECRRLCQSFKQMEGELFDATCFLRMATGNVINAIALGTRFESDDPDYQEQLKRIDIIFKLFLQAQILNFYPTLRYVPGLRGLTKKWKEVNSLSKQWLQKIIEDHKKTFDPSETRDVIDMCLLEVYQCKGSKALLKEDNIKNTIADFLAAGTETSATTLSWALLYLALNPAWLRNVQEELDAVVGSDEIPPYSRREELPYTEATILDLESQRIRNTVPLSVPHCTSSPTSLQGYDIPAHTQVWVNLWSVHMDPAYWSQPDTFDPGRFLDDNGRVQVPESFMPFSTGRRICLGEQLAKMELFLFLTSLLQKFTFKLPEGAPVPDMSGEIGSTLLPKPYKIQAISRKI